The nucleotide sequence AGACACTTCTTTTCAGAGCCAGAGGGTTTGGAGAAAAACTGGACTATGAGCACATGAAATCCGGGTTTGTTATCAGTGCCAATGGAGCATCTTCAATTTTCAGAAAAGAGATGCTTGATTCTATAGGTGGTTTTGACGAACGATTTTTTGCATACCATGAAGATTGTGATATCGGAATGCGTGCTTTTTTGGCAGGATGGAATTGCTTGTATGTGCCTGAGGCAGTAATTTATCACAAGGAGGGGGCTAGTTTTAAAAAAAAGAATAATACCTTTAACTATTATTTCCACCGTAACCGTTTCTGGTTTCTGTACAAATTTTTTCCGGTATCCTCTTTACTTCGGCATTCTTTCCAGATATTTTTTTGGGAATTACGAATTGCCAGAATTAAAATTTTTAAAGAACGAATCGGAAAGCAATATCTTCGCGCAATTAAAGACTCCTTCACGGGCTTCTCGATGTTCAAATCGGAAAGAAAAAGAAATACAGTTCTTTTTCGGGCAAAGGAAACTGAGTTCAACAAATTCTTAAATGAAAAAATTCTGCTGAAATAGTGTGCAGCCCTGTTCCGACCGGATGAAGCCTGTAGTATGTTACTTGACCAGCTTTACAATCTGAGTGTAGTAGGTAGAAACAACGGGCGCTGCTTTAATTTGTTGTTTGCATGCATCTAAAATGTAATTTAAAATGCCCATTCCTGAAATTACCATCGGTGGTTTGAGCCTGTTGTAAAGAAAATGCTTCCGGAAACCAGCTTTTTTAGCTGAATTGATTATTATCCTGGGGTGCATATCTCTTTCTGTTACACCAAATCGCTCGATTGTTTTTTTGGTGCCTTCAGATTTACTGTGACCATATCCTGGTTCACACGTTAAGCAAATGCCTCCTTTTTTTAAAGCCCTGTAAACGCTTTGCAAGGCTTTAAACTCATCAACTGAATGGTGCAAAGAGTCATAGAACAGGGCATAATCAAATTCTTCATTGAAATTCATAGATTCATAATCACAACACAAAAAATGCAGATTCGAGAGTCTGTATCGGGATTTGTTTTTTTCCGCTAAATTGATCATATCTTCTGAAATATCTTGTCCTGTAACATTATACCCTCTGAGCGCAAAAAATATACTGGTCCAGCCTGTACCAACACCCAGGTCTAAAATTCGAGCCGGTGGTGGTGGCAAAATATGCATAAATGTACCCATGTCAAATAAGTACCGCGGGCACTCGGGATCAGAAAAGGGTTTGTTGAATGCATGCTCAACTTCGGAATCTTTCAAGTTCTTTATATATTCCAGCTCTCCCTGTTTAGCCAATTTTATCCGCACTCCTTGTTTGTATTATGAAGATTTTCCAGAAAAAGTCTTTAACAGAAGTTGTGCTGTCTTCTCCCATGAATATTTAGATAATACTTTTTGATATCTGCTTTTAAAAGGAGTAGCGATAAATCTGTCCAGATCCAATATTTTATCAGCGATATCCTCCGGTTTATATGGATCACAATAAAGTACCGAATCTTCTGCTATTTCCTCCATGACGGAGCCTTGGGAAGTAATAACCGGACATTCCATTAGAAGTGCCTCAAGTACAGGAAGGCCGAAACCCTCATATAAAGAGGGGAAAATGAAAGCTTTACACAACTGATACTCTTTGCTAAGCTGCTGCTCTGTAATGTATCCTAAAAGTTTTACCTGGTCCTTGACGGGACTGTTTTCGATATAGTCTTTAATTTCTTTATTGTTCCAGCCCGGAGGGCCGGCAATGTGTAATGCTACTAATTTCCCTTTTTGTAAAAGAATTTCCAAAGCTTTGAAAATATTAATAAGGTTTTTTCTGGGTTCATAATTACCAACAAATAAAAGGTGCTCGCCTCTTTTCACATCCATTGTGCCATACGCTTCTTTCCAGTCAGGATGCCCGCAATAGACCGGATCAACTTTTGTTTTAAGAAACGGAAAATGTTTCTCTATATCAGCTTTAATGAAATTTGAGATCGTTACGACTCTGTGTGATTTCTTAAGAGTTGGGGGAATAAAAAGTTTCATTATCCGGAGATTGGAACTATGTATGGTCTGTGGATAATGAATGAAAACCAGGTCATATATTGTGCTGACAATTTTGACATTTTTCATCCCGAAAAAAGGGCAGATCTGCTCCGGGACCCATAAGGTATCTATTCTATATTGTCTACAGTACAGTGGTACTTTACATTGTAACCAGAGCAAGCCTGGAATTTTAGTTTTATCACTGATTTTTTTCCAGTTTTTATTCTCAGGCACGTAACCTGAAGGATTTTTCTCAAAAATGAAATAGGTGTTGTCCGGGTCTATTTTTTGCAAGGCATCTAAAACACTTGTAATAAACCGCCCAACACCAGTAAGAGGACCTGTGATATTTCTTATAACAATACCGATTCGCAACTAAAACTCCATATATTTCAGGATTACTTGCCACTGCAGGATAGCATATATTCGAATGGTTCTCCGCTCTCGCTGGTATCCAAGGGTACTGCTGAATAACCGAACTGTGACAAGTATTCCAAACAGGATATCCGTAACTCGCTGGAGTGTACTGAAAGTAAGATTACAGGATGATTTTTTTGTAGAAGCGATTTGCTTCCGTGCAGTACTTTTAACTCAGCTCCTTCTACGTCAATTTTAACAATATCAGGGAAAACACCGGTTGTTTGTACAACGCTATCTATTGTCAAAGTAGGCACGATGTCAAATTTCGTTTCAGAAGATTCTGTGTTTTCAAGCAGATGGCCTAAAGCGCAATCGGGAGTGTTATTAAAAAGAGAAATTGAGGTGTTATCTGAACAGGCTGCAGGGATTATCATTGCGTTTGTAATTTTATTGATGCGTATATGTTTAGCCAGATATTCAATATTTCTTATTGATGGTTCGAATGCAAAAATTTTCCCATTTTTCCCGATTATTCGAGACCCTAATAATGTGTAATACCCTATGTTTGCACCCACATCGAAAACTATAAAACCGTCTTTCAGTGCGCTTTTAAATGCCTCGGTCTGCTTTGGTTCAACAAGGCCGAAAAATATCGTAGCACCTCCTCCTTCACCTGAAGCGGCACCGTGTATAAATTTCAGGCCGAATAGAGGACCACGAATAACTGGATATGCTATTTTGGGTATTAAATGGGCAGATATTATCCTGAGTATTGATCTAATCTTTTTCATATTAATCGAATTTTGTTGACCTTTCATCGTTTATTAAACAAAGTAAATCCTTTGCAGCGTTTTTCCATGAGAATTTGCTTATTACCTTTTCTTTGTTTTTAGTATACTTATTCCTGTCAAAATCAGAATTATAAATGGACATAATTGCCTCAGATATAGAATTCGGGCTCTGAGGATCAAAATAAAGGGCTGCATCCTGGGCAATCTCCTGCATTACAGAGCCTTTGGATGTCAAGACCATGCAATCGAGTGAGAGTGCTTCCAGAACAGGAATCCCGAATCCTTCGTATATAGATGGGAACAGAAATGCTTTGCAGTACAAGTATTCCTTCTGAAGCTCTTTTTCGCTGATGAAACCCTTAAAAACTATGGTTTCCCTTACAGAGCTTTTTCTGATGTATTCATTAGTTCTCTGATATTTCCAACCATTGAGACCAACAACATGTAATGAAATATCCTTACCATTTCCGGATTTGATTAATTCGAGTGCCTTTACCAGATTGATTAAATTTTTCCGTGGCTCAAGGTTACCCACAAACAGCAGGTATTCATCTCTGTTTTGTGAATCATATTTCGAAGGTAGCTCCCATCGATGCGGGGCACCGCAACTGATTACCTTTATTTTTCCTGGTGATAATTTCGGAAAAGAGCGTAAAATATCATTCTTAATGAAATCAGAAATAGTGATTACATATTTCGACCTGGTCATCGAAAGAGGTGTAAATAATTTACTGACCAGGAGCCTTTTCCAGTCCATGGTTTCAGGATAATGAACAAATGTCAGGTCGTAAACAAATGTGAATACTTTGACTTCTTTTGGAACAAGGAGAGGGGCAACATAATCCGAAGCAAGAAAAACGTCTAGTCTGAGCTTTTTAATCTGGGAAGGAATAAATAACTGGGTTGCTACAATTGCATGAACGTTTTTTCGCACAGTAATTTTTGACCATTTTTCATTAAACAGATGATAGTCGCAGCCGGCATATTCAAAAAGAAAATAACTGTTAGTACTGTCGATTGTCTGAAGATTATCCAGTATATTCCTGAGATAGTTTGGAATACCAGAAAAACCAGCAGACAGTATTCGTATATCTATTCCGATTCTCATTTCCAGGGCAAAAAGTATTTTTCAATAAACACTTTCATCATTACAGGTTTATTTTGACTCTCTATTTTACTACCAACAGAATAAAAAACCCTCTTACTGGAGGGGAAAAGTACGTTCAGGCTCTTCTGGAAGGTGCCAGTGCTGCCGGATTCAAAGTCCAGATATGGGAAGCAGTAAATCTTCCCTGGATATTAAAAACAATCCCCTTAATGAATATAATCCATTGCCTTAAAATTCTGAAAGCAGATAAAAATTCAATATTAATGATCGATCTTGATTTCCACTTCCGGTATTTTTTATCTGTCCCGGTTGCAAGATTCTTAAAAAAAATGAAGGTTGTTGGTGTATTATTCCATTACAATTACTCCTTTAAAAAGAGATCTCTCAAAAGGACGATCCAGTATAATGTCGAAAGGTTTGTTTCCAGACAATGCGATTTTTTAATTACATTGAGTACTTTTAGTTTACATAATTTTATCCGCGTCAGTAATAAGACTGTGCCCAACGTAATTCTCCAGCCGTATGTAAAACAGAGCCGTGAAGAAGATGCTGAAGTCTCCAGGAGATTTTCGGAAGAAAATCGTTTCCTTCTTGTCGGTAATATAGAGTACAGGAAAAATGTAGATACGGTTCTCAGGGCATTAGGTACATTGAATTGTAGTTTTCGCTTTGATATTGCAGGCCAGTGTGTATCTGAGCAGTACAGATGCTATCTTCAGAACCTTATTAGAGAGTTAAAACTGGGTGAGAAGGTCCATTTCCATGGGAGGGTCAGCTCTGAGCAGTTGGCTAATTTATATAATGGAAGCAGTTTGTTCATTCTGGTATCCCGAATGGAGGGTTTCGGAATTGTATATGCAGAGGCAATGAAATACGGTTTGCCTATCGTTGCTTCAAATACAGGGGCTGTGCCGGAAATTGTTGAAAATGGGAAAAATGGTATCCTCTGTGATCCAGAAGATCCGGATGCTATTTCAAAAGCAATTTTAAAGATCATTAATAACCAGGAATTGCGGAATACATTTTCAGAGAATAATTACAGGAAGTTCAAATCATTTATCGACAGGTCTGCTTTTGTAGAAAAGGCTACTGAGATTTTCAAAAGTTTTCAGGTGTGACTGTCAATCTTTGAGGTTTATTATGACAAAAATTGCAGAAATAATGTATTTAAAGAATCTTGGAGGAGATGGTCAGATACATGCGCTTAACAAGCCTTTTTCGGACCTTAACTGTGGAAATTATCTGATAGATATAGGTCAAATAATTTCACTTCTGCCTCCTCCTCCTGGTAAACTCTTAGACCTGGGTGCCGGATCATGCTGGACCAGTGTGTTTTTTGCCAAAAGAGGCTATGATGTTACTGCTCAGGATATTTCTGAAGATATGCTCAAACTTGCTGAAAAGAACAGATCTCTTTACAATGTCGATAAACTGAGATTTATCTTGTCAGATTATGAGCAGCTAAAACTGAATGAGGAGTTCGATTATGCGGTGTTTTTCGATTCATTGCACCATGCAGTAGATCCTCAGGCTGCAATTAATTCGGTTTTCAAAGCTCTTAAGCCAGGCGGTATTTGTCTTACTGTTGAACCGGGTAAAGGACATTCAAAGCTGGAACAAACCATTCGAGTGGTAGAAAAAATGGGTGTAACTGAAAAGGATATGCCCCCTTCATTGATAATAAAACTTGGACGTAATGCCGGATTCAGAAAAATGAAAGTCTATTTACGGCAGAATAACAAACCAATAGAAATCCTGCCGTTTTTTTCCCGCGGGAGCTTTATTGGTATTCTTAAACTTGCCTTGAGATTGCTTCCTGGTATTGGAACAGCAAGAACAAACATTACCATGATGATAAAGTAAATCTTTATCCATTCCTGGATTGACCCTTTTATATCACTAGTTGAGGCACTTCTTAACGCTCCTCATTCATCGTTGCGGGCGTTGCAAAAGGCTAGCTCCAGAATATAATTTGTCAAATATAAGAATTCTGCAGATGATGGGAGGAAATCATGCTTTTTGGAGTATTTCCCAAACGAAAAATTCTGATAATCTCACTGAATCTGATACTTGTAGTTTTATTCTGTGTTATTTTTTTTTTTGCAAACAGCCTTCCTGAGATCTGTTTATATGAGGATGAAGCAGATTATGTATATGTTGTGCGGAAGGGTTTTATTGCCAACTACATGGATTCCGGAACACTTCCATTTACGCAGTTTCTAAAACTTGGTTTTTCAGCAATAACCAGCCAGAAATCAAAAACCGAATTGTCCAGGATTATCCGCTCAGCCGATGATATTTCAGTTTATAGACATTGGCACGGTCCCTTATACTTTTACTACCTGGTAACAGGTAAATGGATACATAAAAATCAAGATCATCTGATTAGAATGTATTCCTTAATGGTGCAGCTTTTTTGCGCTATCACTGTTTTTGCAGGCTTTTTGTTTCTCCTGGGTTATTCTAACAGTATTACAACTTTTTTTCTTACTGCTCTTTGTGTTCTCGGCAGTACTTCTTTGTATTTCTCAACAGCCATCCTTTCAACACATGGTGTTTTCACTCTGGCTTGTATCGGCTGTCTGTTTGTGCTCATAAAGGCGGTACAAAGCGGTAAAGTGATGTATTACCATATCAGTGCCGGAATAATGGGTGTAGTTTTTTTAAGTAATGAATACGCGGTATTAATGATGGTGACATGGGTATCAAGCCTTTTGTTTGCAGAAATGAAGCGAAAGGTGGGATTCCGGAAAATTTTGCGTATTTTTATTGTGTCAATGATAATCTGGCTCGGGGTGATCTTTATCTTATGGCCTGCATCACTTCTTAAATTCTCTCTAATTAAGAGTTATATGACCCAGGCGTATTTTATGGTTTTCAGAGGATCGGCGTTTTCACCAATGCCCGTATGGAAATATTGGATAAGCAGGTTCAGTGCTTTACCATTTGATATGGGAATCTCTTTTTCCGGTCTGTCACTTGGATTACTCATTTTACTCAGAAAAAGACAATACTTGTTTTTCCCACCGGTTTTCTACATGACACTGGTATTATTAACTACTTTACGCAATCAGAGTCTCAATCCAACATATACTGTGACTTTTGTAGTTACAGGGATCATAACTTTTGGTATCGCTCTTTCAACGCTTCCGGGTTTAAGATCTTTTTATAAAACCGGATTATTATCCCTGATGTGTATTCTACAGATTTACTATTTAACATGTAAATTATTCCCTGAACAAAAAAACATTTTATCGCCAAAAACAGAAATAATCCGTTTTCTTGAATCTGAGCAACCCCGCAATCTGCTTTCGGTACGCTACATGATACCTATAATCCGTCATTATTATCCATCGATAAAAGTAGATAGTTTTACCGCTGAAATTTACTCACATGATGAAGGGCTTGCTGATGTGAAAAGATCAATTGAAAGCGGGCCAGAATATGATGGAATGATATTTCATGGGCAATATCTATCGCAATATCTCGAGATCATCGATGATCGATATTACTTCGATCCTGTTTCATTCGGTTCTGAGAATGGAGTCGAGAGCTGGACTTATCTCCGTTTAAAACCCAGGAAAAATGAGACTGTTCAAATGTAAGACTCAATTGATGGTTATTGAAACGCTTGCTTCTGATTACATAAATTTCAGCCTTTTACTGGCAATGGCAGCCATGCGCAAAAGCAGGAAGCCATGTTTCCATCGGCTGATGTTTGTAGTTCCGTAAGATCTTTCAGCATAGCGGATGGGAATGTCAACTATCCGCATATTAAGCTTTGATGCACCAAAGAGCAGGTCGAAATCACCGAAAGGATCAAAGTCACCGAAATAGGAACGGTTGTTACGGATCTTCTCATAATCGGATTTGTATAAAACTTTAGTTCCACAGAGTGTGTCTTTTACCGGCTGGCCGAGAAGCCATGAAAAGAACACGCTGAAGAATTTATTCCCCAGGAGATTAAAAAACCTCATTGCCCTGTCCTGCATAGGATAAACAAGCCGTACCCCATTGGCGAATTCAGCTTTACCTGATACTATGGCTGTGTAAAATTTTCCAAGCTCCTCCGGTTCAACAGTCAAATCTGCATCCAGTATCATAAGAAGATCACCAGTGGCTTTTTCAAATCCCAACCGTACTGCATCACCTTTACCTTTTCCGCTCTGACTATGTAATTGACACTCTCTGTGGGGATAGTTTTCGAGAGCGCTTTTAATTGCCTCATAGGTATTATCAGTAGAATTACCCTCTACGAAAACTATCTCAGTTCCACTTCCAAGTTCCGGTACTCGCTTTAAAATATTATCGATATTACCAGCTTCATTCCGGGCCGGAACTATAATTGAGACTTTAGGCGGATTTTTTCTGATCGAATCAGATAAAAGGGGGCGGGCAACTATGAAATTTGTGAGGCAAAAATTATTGAAAGGCCATAACCTGGCAATCCATTTGTTAAATACCGAGGTCAGGATGGGGAAATAAATGGGAAAGAGAATCTCTCTCCAGCAGCGCAGAGTTTCATACCCGGAGAGGTGAAGTAGGTTGCGGATGTCGTCAGGAGTAAGCCAGTTCTGCTTCAGAACCGGCGTAGCCAGTCTGCAGGAGGATGCTATGGATAGGGGTATATCCCACACTTTACTATAAGTATTAATTATAACCCGGGTAGAAGGCTTGCATAAATTAATTGTTTTTTCCAGAACTTTCTGTACATTCCACAAATCATTGACAATATCGGAAAGTAGGATATAATCGAATTTCTCGGTTGTCTCCCACTCATGAATGTCGGCTGTATGAAACTCCAGATGAGGATACGCAGCACGGGCAAGTTTAACAGCCTCTGCTGAGAAATCTACTCCTACTCCTCTGCTGGGATTTAGAGACCCAAGGAGTCGTCCGTTTCCACAACCGAATTCCAGTACACAGGACCCGGGGGGAATAATGAATTTGTACACCTGTGAAAGTCTGCTGTGATAGTATTTGCTGAATGGGTATTTCCTGTTTTTACTGAAGGTATTCTCCCAGTGGGTTACTCGTGCTTTTTTGTGCAATTCATAACTTTGGTTCATTTTCACATCTTTGCCCTGTTTCAAAGGTAGGCTGGATTTTTACTGGCATTTTCTGTTTGATAGAACTTCAAGAGTCTGGGAAGAAGTCTTATGCCAGTTGAATTTCGATTTTATTTTTTGACAATTACCAATGAGCTTTTTTCGCTTTTCTTCCGATAAAGATAACTGAAGAATACCACTCTCTATGCTTTTTACATCATAAGGATCTACAAGTATTCCGGCATCACAAACCACTTCCGGAAGAGCGGTATTGTTTGAGGCTAACACAGGTGTTCCACAACAGATGGATTCAAGAGCAGCAATACCGAAACCCTCATACAAACTGGGAAAAGCAAACAAAGTGGCCCCGCTGTAAAGTGCGGGGAGATGGTCATCTGAAACATAACCTGTAAAAATGACATCTTTCTCCAGGCCAAGATCCTTTACTTTCTGGTAAGTGGTATCATACCACCATCCCTCTCCTCCGGAAATAACCAGATAATGGCCGATCTCTTTACGTACTGTTGCGAATGCCTGAAGCAGTCGTTCAAGATTTTTCCGCGGTTCCAGAAAACCTGTAAATAAAATATACTTCCCCGGTATTTTATAAAAGGATTTTATCTCATCGATCAATTTTTGAGAGGCCGGACCATTGAATCTTTGATCGGCTGCCTCATAAATTACTTTAATCTTGTGTTCAAAAGGACCAATGTATCGCAAAATGTCTTTTTTAGTGAATTCGGAAACGGCGATTACTGTATCAGATGCTCTGATGGATAAATGAATAATCGGCTTGAACAGGCGCCTCGATAATGGATACAGCTTTTCCAAAGGAAAAAAACTCAGGTCGTGAATAGTGACAACTGATCTGATTCCGGGTAGAAACAATGGACAGGTATAATTTGGCGAGAACAAGGTATCAATTTTGTATTTTTTACAGAGAAATGGCAATGCAAGTTGCTCCCATATCAATCTATGAAAAACACTGGATGGAGCAGCAGGTATCAATTTGAAATTCGGGGGGAGAGAGCCGAACAGGCTTTCCATTGCCTTAGATATGAAGATATAATAGCAGTTTTGATTGTCGATATCAGCAAAAGCTTTTGTAATATTCAGAATGTAAAACGAGGCTCCGCCTTTCCGTTTACTCAAAGCCGAGGCATTAATCCCTATTACCATTAGAGAAGATCCCTGATTAGTTTCCCGTACTGCTTCTCTTGCTCCTCGAAAAAGCCCAATGAACCCTTAAAATTCATTGCCATTGTCGGGCAGACAGAATAGCAGTACAGGCATTTAATACAGTTTTTGTTTTCAGATACGGTTTCACACTCAAAAGGAGACAGGCCTGTCGGGCAGTAATCCCTGCATTTACCGCATGATATACATCTGGATTTGTTAACTGAAATCGATTCTATTGCAGGTTCTTCCTTCTTAAAAACCTCCTGTGTCAATTTCAGGTTGAACATTAATTTTCTTACAGCCTGCAGTGAACAGATTTGCTCTATTACTGGAGCATGGCGGATCTTTTGAAGATACTTCTGCCATCGCTGATCTGTTACAAGCCTTTGAGTAAGTGACAGGGATGGCAGCTTCAGGTTGCATGGATGTAAATCATCTTTCAGGAAAGATTCTTTAAGCATCTCTTCAGATATCAATCCCTGGACGGATGCCTTTTTCAGCACAGGAACCCTGTTATGATCTTCTATACCGATGATCCTGCTTACAACCAGGTCGATCCTGAAAGGATCATTACCAGCCAGGATAATTCCTGTTTTTTTCGGAGTGCCGGTAGTAGGTCCGTTACCCTCCATCG is from Fibrobacter sp. and encodes:
- a CDS encoding glycosyltransferase family 4 protein is translated as MVIGINASALSKRKGGASFYILNITKAFADIDNQNCYYIFISKAMESLFGSLPPNFKLIPAAPSSVFHRLIWEQLALPFLCKKYKIDTLFSPNYTCPLFLPGIRSVVTIHDLSFFPLEKLYPLSRRLFKPIIHLSIRASDTVIAVSEFTKKDILRYIGPFEHKIKVIYEAADQRFNGPASQKLIDEIKSFYKIPGKYILFTGFLEPRKNLERLLQAFATVRKEIGHYLVISGGEGWWYDTTYQKVKDLGLEKDVIFTGYVSDDHLPALYSGATLFAFPSLYEGFGIAALESICCGTPVLASNNTALPEVVCDAGILVDPYDVKSIESGILQLSLSEEKRKKLIGNCQKIKSKFNWHKTSSQTLEVLSNRKCQ
- a CDS encoding glycosyltransferase; translation: MPNVILQPYVKQSREEDAEVSRRFSEENRFLLVGNIEYRKNVDTVLRALGTLNCSFRFDIAGQCVSEQYRCYLQNLIRELKLGEKVHFHGRVSSEQLANLYNGSSLFILVSRMEGFGIVYAEAMKYGLPIVASNTGAVPEIVENGKNGILCDPEDPDAISKAILKIINNQELRNTFSENNYRKFKSFIDRSAFVEKATEIFKSFQV
- a CDS encoding class I SAM-dependent methyltransferase → MTKIAEIMYLKNLGGDGQIHALNKPFSDLNCGNYLIDIGQIISLLPPPPGKLLDLGAGSCWTSVFFAKRGYDVTAQDISEDMLKLAEKNRSLYNVDKLRFILSDYEQLKLNEEFDYAVFFDSLHHAVDPQAAINSVFKALKPGGICLTVEPGKGHSKLEQTIRVVEKMGVTEKDMPPSLIIKLGRNAGFRKMKVYLRQNNKPIEILPFFSRGSFIGILKLALRLLPGIGTARTNITMMIK
- a CDS encoding glycosyltransferase family 4 protein → MRIGIDIRILSAGFSGIPNYLRNILDNLQTIDSTNSYFLFEYAGCDYHLFNEKWSKITVRKNVHAIVATQLFIPSQIKKLRLDVFLASDYVAPLLVPKEVKVFTFVYDLTFVHYPETMDWKRLLVSKLFTPLSMTRSKYVITISDFIKNDILRSFPKLSPGKIKVISCGAPHRWELPSKYDSQNRDEYLLFVGNLEPRKNLINLVKALELIKSGNGKDISLHVVGLNGWKYQRTNEYIRKSSVRETIVFKGFISEKELQKEYLYCKAFLFPSIYEGFGIPVLEALSLDCMVLTSKGSVMQEIAQDAALYFDPQSPNSISEAIMSIYNSDFDRNKYTKNKEKVISKFSWKNAAKDLLCLINDERSTKFD
- a CDS encoding class I SAM-dependent methyltransferase; the encoded protein is MAKQGELEYIKNLKDSEVEHAFNKPFSDPECPRYLFDMGTFMHILPPPPARILDLGVGTGWTSIFFALRGYNVTGQDISEDMINLAEKNKSRYRLSNLHFLCCDYESMNFNEEFDYALFYDSLHHSVDEFKALQSVYRALKKGGICLTCEPGYGHSKSEGTKKTIERFGVTERDMHPRIIINSAKKAGFRKHFLYNRLKPPMVISGMGILNYILDACKQQIKAAPVVSTYYTQIVKLVK
- a CDS encoding FkbM family methyltransferase; this translates as MKKIRSILRIISAHLIPKIAYPVIRGPLFGLKFIHGAASGEGGGATIFFGLVEPKQTEAFKSALKDGFIVFDVGANIGYYTLLGSRIIGKNGKIFAFEPSIRNIEYLAKHIRINKITNAMIIPAACSDNTSISLFNNTPDCALGHLLENTESSETKFDIVPTLTIDSVVQTTGVFPDIVKIDVEGAELKVLHGSKSLLQKNHPVILLSVHSSELRISCLEYLSQFGYSAVPLDTSESGEPFEYMLSCSGK
- a CDS encoding glycosyltransferase, with amino-acid sequence MNQSYELHKKARVTHWENTFSKNRKYPFSKYYHSRLSQVYKFIIPPGSCVLEFGCGNGRLLGSLNPSRGVGVDFSAEAVKLARAAYPHLEFHTADIHEWETTEKFDYILLSDIVNDLWNVQKVLEKTINLCKPSTRVIINTYSKVWDIPLSIASSCRLATPVLKQNWLTPDDIRNLLHLSGYETLRCWREILFPIYFPILTSVFNKWIARLWPFNNFCLTNFIVARPLLSDSIRKNPPKVSIIVPARNEAGNIDNILKRVPELGSGTEIVFVEGNSTDNTYEAIKSALENYPHRECQLHSQSGKGKGDAVRLGFEKATGDLLMILDADLTVEPEELGKFYTAIVSGKAEFANGVRLVYPMQDRAMRFFNLLGNKFFSVFFSWLLGQPVKDTLCGTKVLYKSDYEKIRNNRSYFGDFDPFGDFDLLFGASKLNMRIVDIPIRYAERSYGTTNISRWKHGFLLLRMAAIASKRLKFM
- a CDS encoding DUF362 domain-containing protein, which produces MKADIYKAQTFTEINAAVNAVFDSETGLPGDKSSRIVIKPNLNSNMNALTGNTTDLRLLYSVILALKKRGYTDITVAEGYAGGFHREGINVIERLRVDKLCDLTGVKIFNANFAAETEDVTFEKGTVARVARIFLDNDFFINLPKIKTHTETVLSCCCKSLIGCLAGQQNKKKVHESLFKNIIHLNNRIKPHLYIVDGIISMEGNGPTTGTPKKTGIILAGNDPFRIDLVVSRIIGIEDHNRVPVLKKASVQGLISEEMLKESFLKDDLHPCNLKLPSLSLTQRLVTDQRWQKYLQKIRHAPVIEQICSLQAVRKLMFNLKLTQEVFKKEEPAIESISVNKSRCISCGKCRDYCPTGLSPFECETVSENKNCIKCLYCYSVCPTMAMNFKGSLGFFEEQEKQYGKLIRDLL
- a CDS encoding glycosyltransferase family 2 protein — translated: MTPLVSIVILNWNGKEHIDECLSSVLASNYPNFEVIVVDNASTDGSVDIIKQKKRVILIQNKCNTGFAAGNNIGFSAAKGKYIVTLNNDTCVASDWLNEPVRRFENDEKTGIISCRQMDYYKRDIINGLYHYPDETLLFRARGFGEKLDYEHMKSGFVISANGASSIFRKEMLDSIGGFDERFFAYHEDCDIGMRAFLAGWNCLYVPEAVIYHKEGASFKKKNNTFNYYFHRNRFWFLYKFFPVSSLLRHSFQIFFWELRIARIKIFKERIGKQYLRAIKDSFTGFSMFKSERKRNTVLFRAKETEFNKFLNEKILLK
- a CDS encoding glycosyltransferase family 4 protein, translating into MDVKRGEHLLFVGNYEPRKNLINIFKALEILLQKGKLVALHIAGPPGWNNKEIKDYIENSPVKDQVKLLGYITEQQLSKEYQLCKAFIFPSLYEGFGLPVLEALLMECPVITSQGSVMEEIAEDSVLYCDPYKPEDIADKILDLDRFIATPFKSRYQKVLSKYSWEKTAQLLLKTFSGKSS